CACCGATCTCGAGAATGCGCGGGTTGGCGATATCGGCGACGACCTGGAGGGCCGTCCTCGCGCGGCGATCGTGAAGGCCGGTGCGTTCACCCATCGCGTCGAGCCCCTCGATCACTCGCTGCTTGAGCTCGCCGGGGACGTCCTGGCGATCGGTGTATTCCAGGACGTCCGTCTGCATCAGCCGATCCAGTCGTGTGGCGTCGGGGCCGCCGCGCGGCATCGACGCAATCGACGACGTTGCGGTGTTCTGCTGGGTCATAGTCCCGAAAGTACCAAACGAACTGTTTCGTTTGGTTATGATCTTCCTGTGAGAAGTACAGCCGAACTACGCGACGTGATCATCGACGCGGCACGCGCCGAGTTCGCCCGATACGGACTGGCCGGCGCCCGGATCGACCGGATCGCCAAATCCGCGAACGCCAGCAAGGAGCGGCTCTACGCGCATTTCGGCGACAAGGAGGCCTTGTTCCGACAGGTGGTCGCCGCCGACAGCGCGGAGTTCTTCAGTGCGATCGCTGTCCGGCCGGACGCCGTCGCCGAATTCGCCGGAGACCTCTACGACCTGGCCGCCAGCAAGCCGGAGCATCTCCGGATGATCACCTGGGCACGCTTGGAAGGCGTACCGCTGGAGGAACCCGAACTCGACGGCCGCAAGATCCGCGAACGCGACACCGCTTCCATCATCGCCGCCCAGGCGGCCGGCCACGTCGACCGGCGATGGGAGCCCCACCAGCTGTTGATCATGATGTTCGGCATCGGGATGGCCTGGGCGGCTTGGCCGGAGGTCGGACCCGTCGACGCCGATACCCACGCCACCAGCCGCGCCGCCGCGGTCGAGGCGGCCGCCCGCATTGTTGCCCCACAGGAAACGGCGGGCCATACAGACGTGAGTTAGTCGGTTCACCGCCATTGCACTGCGGCGCCAAGAACATGGTGCGACGTTGGCGCGCGGACGCAAGACGCGCGGCCCGCGCTCGGGCTGAAATGGCTTGGTAATTCGGCACATCGCGATCTTTCGAGGAGCCACCATGACCGACGCTCGACTCAACCTGCGACCCGGAACCGGCTACCCGGATATCCCCCTGTTCCAGGGCTGGGGCGCACCCAGCCGCATCGAGGCCGACGTGTACGAACTGGAGTCCTACGGCCAGGTGCCGGCCGACCTCAACGGGCGTTACTACCGCGCCGCGTACGACTGGGCGTTCCCGCCGATGGCAGACGATGAACTGTTCATCAACGGCGACGGTATGACCGCGATGTTCCATTTCCAGAACGGTCACGTGGACTTCAAGTCGCGATTCGTGCGTACCGAGAAGTTCCGGCTGGAACGCGCCGCCCGGCGCGCTCTGTTCGGGCGATACCGCAACGTCTACACGGCCGACCCGAGCGTTCGTGGCCGGGTCCGCTCGACGGCGAACACCCATGTCGTCTGGCACGGCGGCAAGCTGCTCATGCTCAAAGAGGACGGCCTGCCCTGGGAGGTGGACCCGGAAACCCTTGAGACAGTGGGCCAGTGGGATTTCTACGGAGCGATGACCAGCAAAACCTGCACGGCGCACCCGAGCTTCGACCCCGACACCGGAGAGATGTTCCTGTTCGGCTACGAAGCCAAGGGTGAGGCCACCCGCGATATCGCCTACTACGTCGTCGACGCGAGTGGGCATGTGACACACGAGTCGTGGTTCGAGGCCCCCTACCCCGCCTATATCCACGATTTCCGGGTCTCCCGCAGTCATGCGGTGTTCCCGGTCAGCCCGGCCGCGACCGACCTGGACCGGCTCAAAGCCGGTGGTGCGCACTGGCAATGGGATTCGTCCAAGGCGTCCTACATCGGGGTGCTGCCACGGTACGGGCACGGCGAGCAGATCCGGTGGATCGAGGTGCCGACCCATGCACCGGGCCATTTCGTCAATTCCTACGACGAGGACGGCATGACCGTCGTCGACGTCTGCCAGGGCAAGACGGGACCGTTTCCGTTCTTCTTCCCCGACGTGCAGGGCAACATGTTCGACCCGGCCGATATGGCCACCTACCTGACCCGGTGGCGGATCGATCCGAGCGACCCGGCGACGCCGGTCCGGGTGGAGCGCCTCGATGAGGTCGTCTGCGAATTTCCGCAGATCGACGCGCGGCGGGAGATGTCACGGCACCGGGACGGCTACTTCTTGGTCATGAACGCGGGCATGCCGGCCGGCCGGCTGCTGGAGGCGCCCGGCGACCCGGCATTCCCGGACGGCGCACCTGACATGGTTCCCGCGTCGCCGGCCATGAACGGGATCGGCCACTATGACTTCGTCAACGGGCAGTTCACCGTGCACGCCCTGCCCCAGGGCGATACCGCGCAGGAGGTCGAGTTCGTCCCGGCATACCTGGGTGCCCCCGAAGGGGTCGGCTATCTGCTGGCGCTGGTGAACCGGGTCGCCGAGCGCCACAGTGACCTGCTGATCTTCGATGCCGAGGACGTCGGAGCGGGTCCGTTGGGTGGGTACAAGCTGCCCGTGCGGCTCAGCACGATCCACGGGACCTGGATGCCCGAACACCAGCTCGGTCTGTAGCGCATCGGCTTCCGGGCAGATCTCAGCCGAGCAGGGCAGGGAAGTCTCGGGCCAGGCTGAGGGCGACGACCATGGGCGTGGGATCGTCGAGGGCCGGCCGTTCCAGACGTTCGTCGGCTTGGCGCACCCGGTAGGCGACCGTGTTCGGCGCGATGTGCAGCTCTTCGGCGGCCGCGAGTCTGCTGCGTCCGTGCCGCAGGTAGGCCCACAGTGTTTCGCGCAGCATCGCCGACTTGGCGTCACCGTCGGTCAGGCCCTTGAGCACGTGGCGGACGTACCTGCCGGCGGCCTCGGGGTCGGCAAGCAGCACCGCTTGCAGCCCGACGTCGTCGTAGGTCCATGAGCCCTCGCTCTGGTGCTGTCCGCCCACGAGCGCAGCCTGCCGGGCCCCGAGCACCGAGCTCTGCAAGCCGGCCACGTCCCGGCCGACAGGTCCGAACGCGACGATCGATCCGGGCGGGTGCGGGACACGGTCCGTGACGACCGAGACCGGGTCCCGCGGCGCAGCGGACAGTGACCAGATCACCGTGGAACCGTCCGGCTGGTCGAGGACCAGACTGTTGAGCGCCTCGATCGTCGCGCTCACCGCTGCGACATAGCGCGTGACGTTGCCGTCCCATCCGGTCGGCGGGGCCGGGTCGACCGACCGGATCACGGCGGCCAGATGGTCACCGCGCAGGCGGATCCCGAGGAGTTGTTCGCTGCCGTCCGGGGCGGTGCCGTGCTCGACGATGTGGTCCATGGTCTGGCGGCGCAATGCCGCCAAGCGGCCGTGCCATGCCGCGCGTTCCTGGTCGTAGGCCGTGGCGAGCTCGCCGACGAGGCCGTCGACGAATTCGAACAATCCCACGGAGACCGCGCGCAATTCATCGGCGAGCCGCTCGGCCGGCACCTCGCGGGACAGCACCTCCAACAGGGCCATTTGAGCGGCGGTGTGGCTGAACCACACCACCCGCAGGATTGTCTCGATTCTGGCGCCTTGACGCACGGCGCGCCGGACACTCTCGAAGCCTTCCGGCGGTGCCGGGGCCTCTGCGCGCCCGGTACGCAGGTTGACCAAGACCGTCAGGAGCGCGGCCTCGCACGCCACCCGATCCAGCCCGTCGCCGGTGATCGTCGGATCGGCCCGGACGGACGCCTCGTAGGTATCGCAGATCTGCTTGGATCGCTGGATCGCCCAGGCCGTCGGCTCGTCGCCGAGGACCGCCCTGGCGCGGGCGACGGTCTCCGGCAGGCTCACCGGCTCGAGGTCGTCACTCGCCGCGGGTTGGGAGGGCCGTAAGGCAGACATCCAGGCCGACATCGGCGGACACCCTCCTTCCGGTTGCCGTTCATCGCCATTCGTCCGACTACGAAAACCAGGCGGGGACCGGCGCTCATCCGGTGGCTGTCTACGACAAGCAACGTATACCAAGCTCGAGCCGAACGATTCGCGTCAACACCGCGAATGGCTGGTGGCCAACACCTTTGGCACGAAGGATGCAGCCCGAAAGCTCGCCAAAAAACGGAGGGTGAACCGAGATGGAACTTGGTGGCCAGGGCCGGGATCGAACCGGCGACCTTCCGCTTTTCAGGCGGACGAGATAGCCACTGACCTGCGGTTTATCTGATTCTCTGCGTCGTATGCGCCGCATTGAGCTGCGCCGACGCATCAGGTCTGTCCGACGAACGGACATAAACCGGACACGGTGCTTGCGCTCCTGACCAGGAGCTGTCGTGCCGCCAATTGCGTTGTGGGCGGACTCAGCGGCTCCGGGGAGCAGGTACCCCGATGCCCAGCATCGCATCATCAGTCAACGGTTCGACACCCTCGACTCAGGGCTCGACATCGGCATCACCACATCCGTCATACCAGGAAGGTGCTGCAGGTGCCTCGGTTGACGGGAGGTCGCGAGCGCCCGAGGCCGCCAGGCCGCAGGGCGCGAGAGCGACAGTGGTCGGCCGGACGTCGACCGAGGCACCCGGCCCCAACCCGACCGCGGCCGGCGGGCTTGTTATATGTGCCGAAAATGTCCGCAACCGACCCTCCGACGGGGTCGCGATGGGCGAGCTGCGGGCGATCGACGCGTTGGGCCTTCGGTTCCCGACGCCCGAGACGGTCGCCGCGGCTGCGACATTGTTCGAACCGGCGGCACCGTGGGCGTCCGGTCCTGCCCGTCGAGGAGTCGAGCCCGAATCCGGACGATTTCGCATCACTGTCGGTCCTGGTGTGGTGCGACTCAGTTGGACCAATCCTGTTCGTACCGAGAAGACCGCCGAACGGGCCGTTGGTCATCACCAATGTGACGTTGACGACGCAGAGCTTCGAGTCAAGGACGAGCTGGTTGCCGGGGACGATCATCGGGCCGTCGGGTCTTCGATCCGACGGAGTCCTACGGCAAGCGACCCTTCTGGTACCGGGGGTGTTATCACCGAGTGGTCCCGGAAATCACGGTCGTCGATGTGCCGCACCTTCGCCGAACTCGACTACAGCCCACTGGTCAAATCTGGGCGCGTTCCGGCGATGGTGACGCTCACCTACCCCGGCGACTGGGAAGTGGTCGCACCCGATGGAGCGAGCGTGAAGCGACACATGGTGTTGTGGCGCAAGCGCTTCCAACGTGAGTACGGCGAACCGGCACGCTATATCTGGAAGCTGGAATTCCAGCGGCGCGGTGCCCCTCACATTCACCTGTGGATGGCGCCGCCGATCTCGCCTGGCCGCTCGGGGCGCGGCTTCGCTCAATGGCTATCTGAAGCGTGGGCTCAGGTCGTCGACCACCCTGACGCCGAGCAGAAGGCGCGGCACCGGCTCGCAGGCACTGCCATCGACGTGCGGAACGGGCTGAAAGCCTGCGACCCCAAACGGTTGGCGATCTACTTCACCAAACACTCATCGCCAAACCTGCACGGCGACAAGGAATACCAGCACATCACGCCCGAGCTATGGCGGCAGCCTGGAAGGGGACCGGGGCGGTTCTGGGGCGTGTACGGGCTCAAGAAGGCCCTTGCCGTCGTGGAGGTGGCCCAAGACGCGTACATCGCTGCTCGCCGGATCGTGCGGCGATGGTCACGCAGCCAAGCGGTGTACGGCAATTCAGATAATCGCTTCCCCACTGCCGTGGTGCCGCGCACGGCCACACGCCTGGTCCCGCGCGTTGATCGTGAAACCGGCGTTGTGGCGCACCGTCGGGTTCGGCG
Above is a window of Mycolicibacterium fluoranthenivorans DNA encoding:
- a CDS encoding TetR family transcriptional regulator, with translation MRSTAELRDVIIDAARAEFARYGLAGARIDRIAKSANASKERLYAHFGDKEALFRQVVAADSAEFFSAIAVRPDAVAEFAGDLYDLAASKPEHLRMITWARLEGVPLEEPELDGRKIRERDTASIIAAQAAGHVDRRWEPHQLLIMMFGIGMAWAAWPEVGPVDADTHATSRAAAVEAAARIVAPQETAGHTDVS
- a CDS encoding carotenoid oxygenase family protein, translating into MTDARLNLRPGTGYPDIPLFQGWGAPSRIEADVYELESYGQVPADLNGRYYRAAYDWAFPPMADDELFINGDGMTAMFHFQNGHVDFKSRFVRTEKFRLERAARRALFGRYRNVYTADPSVRGRVRSTANTHVVWHGGKLLMLKEDGLPWEVDPETLETVGQWDFYGAMTSKTCTAHPSFDPDTGEMFLFGYEAKGEATRDIAYYVVDASGHVTHESWFEAPYPAYIHDFRVSRSHAVFPVSPAATDLDRLKAGGAHWQWDSSKASYIGVLPRYGHGEQIRWIEVPTHAPGHFVNSYDEDGMTVVDVCQGKTGPFPFFFPDVQGNMFDPADMATYLTRWRIDPSDPATPVRVERLDEVVCEFPQIDARREMSRHRDGYFLVMNAGMPAGRLLEAPGDPAFPDGAPDMVPASPAMNGIGHYDFVNGQFTVHALPQGDTAQEVEFVPAYLGAPEGVGYLLALVNRVAERHSDLLIFDAEDVGAGPLGGYKLPVRLSTIHGTWMPEHQLGL
- a CDS encoding helix-turn-helix domain-containing protein, with product MSLPETVARARAVLGDEPTAWAIQRSKQICDTYEASVRADPTITGDGLDRVACEAALLTVLVNLRTGRAEAPAPPEGFESVRRAVRQGARIETILRVVWFSHTAAQMALLEVLSREVPAERLADELRAVSVGLFEFVDGLVGELATAYDQERAAWHGRLAALRRQTMDHIVEHGTAPDGSEQLLGIRLRGDHLAAVIRSVDPAPPTGWDGNVTRYVAAVSATIEALNSLVLDQPDGSTVIWSLSAAPRDPVSVVTDRVPHPPGSIVAFGPVGRDVAGLQSSVLGARQAALVGGQHQSEGSWTYDDVGLQAVLLADPEAAGRYVRHVLKGLTDGDAKSAMLRETLWAYLRHGRSRLAAAEELHIAPNTVAYRVRQADERLERPALDDPTPMVVALSLARDFPALLG
- a CDS encoding rolling circle replication-associated protein — encoded protein: MGELRAIDALGLRFPTPETVAAAATLFEPAAPWASGPARRGVEPESGRFRITVGPGVVRLSWTNPVRTEKTAERAVGHHQCDVDDAELRVKDELVAGDDHRAVGSSIRRSPTASDPSGTGGVITEWSRKSRSSMCRTFAELDYSPLVKSGRVPAMVTLTYPGDWEVVAPDGASVKRHMVLWRKRFQREYGEPARYIWKLEFQRRGAPHIHLWMAPPISPGRSGRGFAQWLSEAWAQVVDHPDAEQKARHRLAGTAIDVRNGLKACDPKRLAIYFTKHSSPNLHGDKEYQHITPELWRQPGRGPGRFWGVYGLKKALAVVEVAQDAYIAARRIVRRWSRSQAVYGNSDNRFPTAVVPRTATRLVPRVDRETGVVAHRRVRRRRTLCNQGGLAGGYALANNGPAFASQLATALFGAATTSHPSPQRGICV